The window ATCAAGTTGATGCACTGCTGCTGGCGCCAGGTATGGTTGTCGATGGCTTTGCCGATCAGCGTTTTGGCATTTTGCGCCATCTCTTCGGCCGCACACACCGCTTCACGGTCGGTGCGCAATTGATCATGATGGATCGGCCAGCAATGGGGCGGCGCTTCGGCCCGCAGGTGATAGGGAACAATGACCGCACGGGCGCGTTTGCCCCGGATGTCGATCTCGACTTCATCGCCTTCCACCAGATTGCTGTCCAGCAGCGCCAGGCCGATGGCGCGCCGGCCTTTTTCTTCGGATTGACGCGTGGACAACCCGACACCATCGCTCTGCCACAGCGGCACCATCGTCCCGCTGGTCACATAACCCACATGCCGTTCGCCGCGAAATACCTTGGCTTCGGCCCGGGCAACGCCCTTGTCCATCAGCGCGATGGGCTGGATGATGCGCGGCAGATCGGCAATCAGCGAAAAGTCGCGATCAACGATCCGTTTAAAGGCTTCATATTGCTTGGTCAGCGCCGCCCGTCCAATGAAATCACCTTTGAGCGGTGACAGGCTGACGCTGAAACGAGCCAGCATGCTGGCAAAGGCCGGTATTTCATTGCCCTCGGGGTCAAGCCCCAGCTCGTGCCCATAGAGCGGCAGAATGGCCTCCAGGCGCAGGGTATCCCTGGCGCCCAGGCCGATGGGTTGCGCGCCTTTAACAAGCAGCGCCTGCCAGATGGCGGCCACATCGTTGCGCGCGATGAAAAGCTCAAAACATATCGGCTCGCCGGTGTAGCCGGTGCGCGATATTAGTACCTGGCTGCCGTTGATTTGCGCGGTGCTCAAACAGTTGCGCAGCGGTTCGGGCAGGCGTCCGCCGGAGATTAAACCCAGCATGATGTCTTTGGCAGTGGGCCCTTGCAGGCTGAGCATAGCCATCTCCGCGGTCCGATCGATCAATTCCACATCGCCGAATGCCGGGCGGATTTTTTCCAGATGGGCAAAATCCTTTTCACGGTTGGCGGCATTGACCACTAAAATGAATTCATCGGGCACAAAGCGGTACAGATAGGCATCATCGATAACACCGCCGTTTTCATTGGGGATCATCGTGTAATGTCCCTCTTCTTCCTCCAGGGCGGCGGCGTTGTTGCTGAGCACGTGCTGCAAAAAAGCAACTGCATCCTTGCCCCGCACCGTAAAGCGGCCCATATGCGAAATATCGAAAAGACCGGCGGCCTTGCGGGTGGTCAGGTGCTCCTGGATGATACCGGATTCATAATGCAGCGGCATTTCCCAGCCGCCAAACTCAACCATGTTGGCGCCCAGTTTGACATGTTGATCGTTTAACGCGGTTTTGTTTAGTGTTCCCATGGCGGATGATCCTTTTTTGGCAGAAGTTCAAAATTCTGTTGCGCTATTGTAGCAGAAAATAATAGATAAAAGCATTCTGAGTGTCAAACGGATATCGCGGAAACCGACTTATATCTTCACCCCCGAATTTTCACAGGTGACGGCATGAACACAAAAACCAGCGGGACACCGGAAACTCTGCACGCCATGTTTCAAACAGGCGGGCGCAGTGTGAGCTGGTGGCAGATAGCGGCCAATCTGATCGGCGCCATCATCGTCACGTCTTATTTTGTTTTTTTTGACCGCGTGTTTGCAGCCATGCGGGTTCAAAATACGTTTGTCGTCGTGGGCATCATGTTCCCGGTCCTGGCTGTCATTGCCTTCTTCTTTTTCAATTTCTGGATGAAAGATTTAGAGCGTTTTTTACAGTTAACTGCCCAGAACAAACAAATTGAGCCCCATCTGAGAAAAAAGGCCCAGCGCAAAATCCTTGAAATGCCGTTTTTTTCAGCACTGGTAAGTTTTTTTAACTGGTTTCTGGCGGCCATCACCATGACAATCTTCAGTATCATAGCTGATTCCAGCAACACCGCACCATTAATGGTTGATCTGATTGATGGGCTGAGGGTTTTTATCGGCTGCATTATCGGCGGTATCATCACCGCCGCGATTATATTTTTCATCACCGAAACCAAATGCCGCCAGATCTGGCCCTATTTTTTTCCTGCAGGAGGGCTGGCCAGCACACCCGGCGTATTTCGTCTGAGACTGCGTGCCCGCATGCTGATTATCTTTGTACTGGCCAGCATATTGCCGCTGATCCTGATGGCGGTTTTATCGTACAATAAAGCCAGCATGATGCTGGAGATGGACCCGGGCCAGGTCATTCAGAGCCTGCTGTACCTAACGGCCTTTTTGCTGGCCGTCACCCTGGCTGTGGCCGTCATCCTGTCACGCTCGTTTTCAACCGGCATCATTGATCCGATCAGACAGATGCAAGCCGCCATGGCGAAGGTTGAAAAAGGCGATCTGTCGGCAAACGTAACGGTTAACAGCAACGATGAACTGGGCGCACTGGGAGAAAACTTCAATCAGATGACCGAAGGCCTAAAAGATCGCTATCGTCTGCGCCAGTCGTTGGATCTGGCCAAGGAAGTGCAGCAAAACCTGCTGCCTGCAGCAGATCCGCTTTTCCCCGGTTTGGATATCGCCGGCAGAAGCATCTATTGCGATGAGACCGGCGGCGATTATTTTGATTTTTTTGACAGCGCCGACAAAAACGCT of the Desulfobacterales bacterium genome contains:
- the gcvT gene encoding glycine cleavage system aminomethyltransferase GcvT, which encodes MGTLNKTALNDQHVKLGANMVEFGGWEMPLHYESGIIQEHLTTRKAAGLFDISHMGRFTVRGKDAVAFLQHVLSNNAAALEEEEGHYTMIPNENGGVIDDAYLYRFVPDEFILVVNAANREKDFAHLEKIRPAFGDVELIDRTAEMAMLSLQGPTAKDIMLGLISGGRLPEPLRNCLSTAQINGSQVLISRTGYTGEPICFELFIARNDVAAIWQALLVKGAQPIGLGARDTLRLEAILPLYGHELGLDPEGNEIPAFASMLARFSVSLSPLKGDFIGRAALTKQYEAFKRIVDRDFSLIADLPRIIQPIALMDKGVARAEAKVFRGERHVGYVTSGTMVPLWQSDGVGLSTRQSEEKGRRAIGLALLDSNLVEGDEVEIDIRGKRARAVIVPYHLRAEAPPHCWPIHHDQLRTDREAVCAAEEMAQNAKTLIGKAIDNHTWRQQQCINLIPSEQTASPQTHILSITDPAGRYGEHKQVKAFKEANVFYYQGTDFIAETEYLLTCEFQRFLGCREVETRVISGQMANMAVFSALVDYVNRADRKKEQRRIRKVMNNHIIKGGHLSAQPMGALRDFVMRDPKWEKPAVVNFPVLEDNPYKIDVEAARELIFEHRPELMILGKSMIIHKEPVQEMRAIIDELELECMLMYDMAHVLGLVGPYFQQPFEEGADIVTGSTHKTFYGSQRGIAAVNYAEDDVHYAFWEAIQRRAFPGSTSNHHLGTLLGLLLAAYEMNAFKDEYQKNVVTNAKAFASALKECGLDIAGDPSISYTETHQVIINVGYARGPEIARRLEDNNIILNYQAAPDEESFSASGSLRTGVQEMTRFGMAAEDFKQLAQLMADVILKNKDVKKEVTDFRQRFVEMHYCFKGDEFDELEQKLHSLF
- a CDS encoding SpoIIE family protein phosphatase; the protein is MNTKTSGTPETLHAMFQTGGRSVSWWQIAANLIGAIIVTSYFVFFDRVFAAMRVQNTFVVVGIMFPVLAVIAFFFFNFWMKDLERFLQLTAQNKQIEPHLRKKAQRKILEMPFFSALVSFFNWFLAAITMTIFSIIADSSNTAPLMVDLIDGLRVFIGCIIGGIITAAIIFFITETKCRQIWPYFFPAGGLASTPGVFRLRLRARMLIIFVLASILPLILMAVLSYNKASMMLEMDPGQVIQSLLYLTAFLLAVTLAVAVILSRSFSTGIIDPIRQMQAAMAKVEKGDLSANVTVNSNDELGALGENFNQMTEGLKDRYRLRQSLDLAKEVQQNLLPAADPLFPGLDIAGRSIYCDETGGDYFDFFDSADKNAQKYGVVIGDVSDHGIPSALLMASARAFLRQRTTLAGNIADIVGDVNRQLTQDVEDTGRFITLFYLQIDTDNRRLSWVRAGHEPALLFDPASGRFDELSGEGIALGVDADWRFSENQRENLTDGQIILLSTDGIWEARDPQDQMFGRQAVCDIIRQHAHATSAQIQDAILAELDRFQQGVTAADDTTLVVIKVAGNS